GAGCGTCTTCGACTTCGGCGGTCCACTCCTCGTCGTCGGTCAGCGCGACTGCCGGCGCCGCCCGGCGCAGCGCGTCGTGCCCCACGTGCCGCGCGATGCCGAACAGATACGCGCGGGGCGACAGCGCGGCGGCCAGCCGCTCCGGGTGTTGCAGGGCCCGCGCAAAGGTGTCCTGCAGCAAATCCTCCGCCTGCAACGCCAGCGTCGGCCGGCTGCGGAAGTAAGCGAGCAGGTTCGCGCCCGTCTCCCGGTAGAGGGTTTCGAGTTGGCGGTGTGCAGGGTTCATCGAGCGCAGGGCGGAGAAAGGTTGGGCTTTCCTACTCCCCTACCTCGCAAAAGACGGGCCGAAAGTTCGCCGGAGCGAAAAAAATTCCGGCGCCCATCGCTCCGCGCGGAGCACGCGGCTTCGCGGCGTCGGTCAACGCCCGCGGCGTTCGGCGATCAATCGGTCCACCTGCGCGCAAACTTCCTCGACCGTGATCAAGTCCATCGCCCGCGCATCATGCACCCGCTGGTGCCAGCCGGGTTCGGCGGTGCCGAGGAACTGCCGCGCGGCGTCCGCGTAACGATCGACGCAAAACCGGCGCTCCGGCCACGGCCCGGTCAGTGCCGAACGCGCGACCGCATAGAGTCCCACGACCGGCGTGCCGACCGCCGCCGCGAGATGCACCGGGCCGGTGTCGGGCGCGAGCAGACCCTCGGCACCGGCCAGCACGGCCGCGAGCGTGCGCACCGAGGTGCGTCCCGCGAGATTGAGCGGAGGCAGCGGCATATCCTTCAACTGCGCGCTCACCGCGTCCGTCAGCGCCTTCTCGGCGGAGCCTGCGCCGCCCGTGAGCACGATGCGCCAGCCGGTTGCCCGCGCGACATGCATCGCGACGGCGGCGTAGTGCTCGGCGCGCCAATTGCGCTCCGGCTTGCTCGCGGCGGGATTGATCACGAAATACCTGCCGTAGCCGACCAGCGCGTGCGCCGCCGTCGTGTCCATCGAACCGAGGGGCAGCGTGAGCGAGCGCACATAATTCTCCGGCGCGACGCCCAGCGCGCCGGCAAACGCGAGGAAGCCCTCGGCGAGATGCTCGTCGCACGGCGGCACGCGCTCGCCGACGAACCATCCGTGCAGATCGCGCGCGCGCCGCGCATCGAAGCCGATTTTCCGGCGCGCCGGCACGCACGCGTGCACGAGGTTCGCCCGGAAACTCGCCTGCGCGGCGAGCAGCACGTCAAAGTCGCGCCCGCGCAGCGTCCGGCGCAGCGCGAGATAGTCGCCCAGCTTCATCGGCCGCGGCACGGTGATGAATTCCACGCCTTCGAGGCCGAGCAGCAGCTCGCGCGTCATGCCGCTCGTGATCCAGGTGAGTTGCGCGGCGGGAAAATTCTTCCGCAACGTCTGCACGAGCGCGGTGGCGAGCACGACGTCGCCGAGCGCCGAGAGGCGCACGAGGCAGAGGCGGCGCGGGGCGGCGGTCGGTTGCACTCAGCTCGTCCGAGCGGACGGGGACGGCACGCGCGCGGGGCCGCTCTCGGTCTCCATGCGGCGCTTCAGGCGCGCGAACACGTCGCGCGCGGCGAGCAGGCGCAGATCGCCGACCGGCGCCTGGATGTAGAAATTAGACGTGCTCGTCAGCGGATACGGTCCGGACAGCCGCGGATCGGTCGGCCCGAAAATGCCGAGCGTTTTCACGCCGAGCGCCGCGGCGAGTTGGAGCGGGCCGGTGTCGTTCGAGATCACCCACTCGGCGTGCGTGATGAGCGCCGCGAGCGAGTTGAGGCTGGTGTTGCCCGTGAGGTTGACGAACGCGCCGTCGGGGAACGCCTCCTTGCACGGCAGGTAGTGCGAGCCGGCCCACACGACCTTGCGGCCGGCCTCGCGCACGAGCAGCGACGAAAGCTGCGCGAACTCCGGCCAGCGTTTGTCCTCGCGGCGGCTCTCGGGGAACATCAGCACCGGACGCAGGCCGTTGCGCTTCTCCATGAACGAGAGGTTCAGCTTGCCGAAATCGCGGAAGTGCAGCGGACCGTGCAGCTCCGGCTGTGCGTCGACGGCCACGAGGAACTGCAACAGCGTTGCCAACGGGTGGTGCGGCCCGGGCGTCGGCGCGGAGATTTTTTCCGAGTAAAACAGGGTCGCGCCCTCGCGCGCGTCGGCGCGGCCAAGGCGGCGCTTGGCGTGCGTCCATTTCACCATCAGGCCGGAGCGGAGCAGCCCCTGGAAATCCATCACGACGTCGAACTGCCGCGCGCGCACCTCGCGCATGAGCTGGAAAAACCCGCGCACGCCGCCGAGTCGGCGGAACACGAAGATCTGATCCACCACGCTGCTCGAGCGCACCAGCGGCGCGAAGACGTCGCGCACGATCCACGACACGCGCCAGTCGGGCTGTTGGGCCTTCAGCGATGCCGTGACTTGCAAGCCGTGCACGATGTCGGCGAGCGAGGCGGGTTGGATGATGAGCAGTTCGCGCATGGAGCCGGTGGAGAAATTCCTTTCAACCACCCGCGAGTTAGGTTTCATCCGACTTCGCCGAAGGCAAATTCAAACACCTTGAGCAGGAAAAATTTGAGGCAATTTAGCACCGCGTCGCCGCGCGCAATCGGAAGGTGGGCGCCGACGTCCCCGACGGCGCCAGCGGGCAGGTGCGCACGTTCCGTCGCCGGCGCCGAAACTCACGCGCTCGTCGCCGCCGGGACGGCGGCGACCACCCCCGCAGCATTTGTGCGCGCTGCGGTCCGCCATGGTTAAGCTCGGGCTCCAATTCGCCGGCTGGGTCCTCGCTCACCTGCCCCTCGCCGCACTGCGCGCGCTCACCCGGCTGGTCGCGGTCGCGTTCTATTACCTCGTGCCG
This window of the Candidatus Didemnitutus sp. genome carries:
- a CDS encoding RNA polymerase sigma factor, which gives rise to MNPAHRQLETLYRETGANLLAYFRSRPTLALQAEDLLQDTFARALQHPERLAAALSPRAYLFGIARHVGHDALRRAAPAVALTDDEEWTAEVEDARLADMREAVGRLPAAQRETLLLKLRHDLSYEEIAEALDIPIGTVRSRLHAAVHALRATLNPASPTRP
- a CDS encoding glycosyltransferase family 9 protein; translation: MQPTAAPRRLCLVRLSALGDVVLATALVQTLRKNFPAAQLTWITSGMTRELLLGLEGVEFITVPRPMKLGDYLALRRTLRGRDFDVLLAAQASFRANLVHACVPARRKIGFDARRARDLHGWFVGERVPPCDEHLAEGFLAFAGALGVAPENYVRSLTLPLGSMDTTAAHALVGYGRYFVINPAASKPERNWRAEHYAAVAMHVARATGWRIVLTGGAGSAEKALTDAVSAQLKDMPLPPLNLAGRTSVRTLAAVLAGAEGLLAPDTGPVHLAAAVGTPVVGLYAVARSALTGPWPERRFCVDRYADAARQFLGTAEPGWHQRVHDARAMDLITVEEVCAQVDRLIAERRGR
- a CDS encoding glycosyltransferase family 9 protein, translating into MRELLIIQPASLADIVHGLQVTASLKAQQPDWRVSWIVRDVFAPLVRSSSVVDQIFVFRRLGGVRGFFQLMREVRARQFDVVMDFQGLLRSGLMVKWTHAKRRLGRADAREGATLFYSEKISAPTPGPHHPLATLLQFLVAVDAQPELHGPLHFRDFGKLNLSFMEKRNGLRPVLMFPESRREDKRWPEFAQLSSLLVREAGRKVVWAGSHYLPCKEAFPDGAFVNLTGNTSLNSLAALITHAEWVISNDTGPLQLAAALGVKTLGIFGPTDPRLSGPYPLTSTSNFYIQAPVGDLRLLAARDVFARLKRRMETESGPARVPSPSARTS